A genomic window from Acidimicrobiia bacterium includes:
- the rsmH gene encoding 16S rRNA (cytosine(1402)-N(4))-methyltransferase RsmH — MDRAYHIPVMVDRVVHWLRPLDGGVILDATYGGGGHSAAILEALPGSRVVALDRDPAARPTQPHPRLSFHLADFRSLDRPLDLEGIDDLAAAVFDLGVSSHQLDVGERGFSYQRPGPLDMRMGPHAPWSADDVVNRWDEAELVRILRQFGEERFAKRIVRAIVRNRPIRDTAHLADAVAGAVPPGPRDRPHPARRTFQAIRIAVNDELEALADGLDLALRLLRPGGRIVVISYQSLEDRIVKQRFVAGARDCVCPPEFPVCVCDQIAELRILTRRPELPTDTEITANPRARSARLRVAERI, encoded by the coding sequence GTGGACCGTGCCTATCACATTCCGGTAATGGTCGATCGGGTGGTCCATTGGCTGCGACCGCTCGACGGGGGAGTGATCCTCGACGCGACCTACGGCGGCGGAGGGCACTCGGCGGCAATCCTCGAGGCGCTACCGGGGTCACGAGTGGTCGCGCTCGATCGCGACCCGGCAGCGCGCCCGACCCAGCCTCATCCCCGCCTTTCGTTCCATCTCGCCGACTTCCGTTCGCTGGATCGGCCGCTGGACCTGGAGGGCATCGATGATCTCGCTGCAGCCGTCTTCGACCTCGGGGTCTCCTCGCATCAGCTCGACGTGGGGGAGCGAGGGTTCTCCTATCAACGGCCTGGCCCTCTCGACATGCGGATGGGCCCGCACGCCCCATGGAGCGCCGACGATGTCGTCAACCGCTGGGATGAAGCCGAACTGGTCCGGATCCTCCGCCAGTTCGGCGAAGAGCGCTTCGCCAAACGCATCGTCAGGGCGATCGTCCGCAATCGACCGATCCGCGACACGGCGCATCTCGCCGACGCGGTCGCCGGGGCCGTGCCGCCTGGGCCCCGCGACCGGCCGCATCCTGCCCGCCGAACTTTTCAGGCGATCCGCATCGCAGTCAATGACGAGCTGGAGGCACTTGCCGATGGCCTCGACCTCGCCCTGCGGCTGTTGCGACCTGGAGGTCGGATCGTCGTGATCTCCTACCAATCGCTCGAGGATCGCATCGTCAAGCAGCGTTTCGTCGCCGGCGCGCGTGACTGTGTCTGCCCTCCGGAGTTTCCGGTGTGCGTGTGCGACCAGATCGCCGAGCTGCGGATCTTGACCCGCCGCCCCGAACTTCCGACCGACACCGAGATCACCGCCAATCCCCGGGCGCGCAGCGCGCGGCTGCGGGTCGCGGAGCGGATCTGA